The sequence TCTCTATGATCCAATTCATTAGGTTTCTTtggttccttttttttatatttatattcagctcttataaaataaatatatattttgagtaaaattaaatatattataatacattgTATACAGCCAATAATTAATTGgttgcatatatttaaattaaatgaaataaaaaataaaaattcaaacaCAACTACATTCATTCGCTTTGTTTATTCGTATGCAAAACaatacaattttattaacttaaaacaaataatatattcctttGATTATCTCAACATATAAGCATTTAAGactaaaatatgataaaaataagtctattttttacttatgtAGATATAAATTAACACATTATATTGATAATAGTATATGAATTGTGATTTTTgctattaattttaacactagtggatatatattttgtgaaAATCTTGttaaatacacaaatatatatatgaaccaTAATATTCTATTTATGTGAATCATTACATttaatacaaaatgaaaGCATTCAAACATTCAAAttcacaaatatattaaagaattatattttctcagttccaaattaaaaagaatatatccACACAAGTACACATAAAAAACCTAAGaatttataacattattcTTAATAAGCATATATCCTTAAGTAATTTACATAGCTTAATTGTTCTAAAGGACAACATTAGGAAAACAAATTATGCTTCtaattatttgtttcatttattaaacgctttgatttttctttttttttaatttttatacagATAAAGATAATcactaatataattataaatgtcAGAGATGATATAACtcctatatttattattgtcaTATTATGCAATGTACTAGACCCACTATCCGAATTTGTAAACAACAATCTATCACATAAAAACATTATCAATTCAACTAATAAGAGAAATataggtaaaataaaaagaaaaatatatttaatatctaCCTTTCCCTTTAAATTCCCGGATTCGGAATTCGTAACActactataatttttgtttttacttaatttGTCTAAGTTTTCTTCATCgattacttttatatttctagatttatataatatttcttctaCAATAATAggtatatcattttttacacTTACAATATTTGAATCATCTCCCTCTGTACGTTTTCCAAGGAATCCCCAGGTTTTTTTGCATAATATTCTATAAATGTCATTCTTTCTgtagaaatttttattaatggtaacctaaaaagaataaagtaaatattcgtgatttaaaaaaattgttagtTTCATGCAAATAATaggtattaataataaaacacatcaaaaataaataatacaaaatatccTTAATATCATCACACCATCTTGTCATCAATATGATATATCCAAGTCAAAACGATAAAGACATtaattctaataaaaaacattaaattcCTGTTTTGGCCcattatataaaacttttaatattgtaatatattcattatggaaaaaattttaaataatataaaacattttttctgATAAGCTATacaaatttagaaaaatttttttaattacattttattttttacaaaaaaataatatatataaaaatgttattatttctgtaaaaaaaattaagaaaaaataaaattttttattatattatttataataaactCACCATTAATCAAcatataacaaattatatacatgtaaaattcaaaatatataatttaattattaaatacaataattagattttttttttaacaataattttcaaaataaaataaagaaaagtgTAACTATTTCTTACTATTTCAAAATAagcaatttattttaaaatatatatttttcacaaattcatatattaatttatataccaTATGTTAAgggtatatattataaatttaatgattttttcttataaaaaattataattttcgaAAATACTTTTATTACTGATAAAAAggattaattattatatcaatataatagtaattatgataaaagaaaatagaaatattctcttcaaaattttgtttaaaattaatCATATAACCTGTActcataatttattatatattttaaaaatataaaattaatataatagtaCTTAGTGTACGATAAAGTATGTAAGTTaaactcaaaaaaaaatataatttttatatttcactcataatttttgaattttataaattttaatttagactttaatttataaattaaaatttttttaatttatcaaattattttatttatttttttcaaataaacatgcaaatttagaaaaaattcaatgaaaaaaaacgaaataaaaaaatatagaataattcttttataaattgtattaatatatgaataatctTGGTAGTAAATGTAGTTTTTCAATTGtgcaataaataaaaatggaaaaacacattatatatcaaaataatatatcatagATATTGAAgtagtttttataaaatagtagTAAATCAACAATTACGtaaaagtattaataaaataataaatgcatatttcCTTTAACTTGTTAAAGCATTGCTATGCttcaaattaatatatatttatctacattaatagaaaaaattaaagttatACTAATATATCTCATCCAATTTGTAcgaataatatgaattataaacccaaaaacttttaaatacgtatatataatatttgcagtaatgaatataacttcataatatattatgacatttaatattaacaaaaaataaaataaaaatacatattttattaatattcattttatcaatatttttagtaCCCCTCTGCGCAAGGATCAACATACgttattcttattttcactaagttataagtatattcgcccaataaaaaagttatgtCTGTGCTATTTCATTTGctaaaaaatactttttaaaacatatatatatgtgatgactaaaacatataataatagtatatcataatattaattttaatctataaaaaaatgaaaataatatatgaatataactCTCAAAAAGGCCTCATTGGGATCTTATTCATCGAACTTGTTTAATTATGcatggataaaaaaaatataataattttttaaataaattttattaaacatatataaaaaataaaaattattttaagaatttatatatgatcgATAACAAAGTAAATCACTTTTTCACTCTTATTtggtttaaaaaattatcatcaATTTTTTGAACACATCATgaattgttaatataaactatataattttttggaaGTCCTTAAAAAGACATAAATATGctatataattgtattacaagaaaaaaaaataaaaaaaatatttagataAATAACTACTTATTGAATTATTGttgataataaatatatattttccttaaaattaagaataatttttgattctataagcatatataacACAGTTTTAAAGGTCCATcattatgaaaaaacaaagataaaaaatcaaaacattttcattatatcatctattaatatatgattacatttaattaacaaagtttattctttaataatgtaaaatataaaaaagtacatatagtttatttatttaaatattttcagcatatatatatttaattagaCGTTCCAGAACATTGTTAACATCACATAAgcacaataataataaattaaattctttAAACTCATCATTTAATTGTATGGATTTATTAACTCTAAGTCATTTGAAAGTTATAAATAAcctatatgtaatatatatattatttaattgtatatctatacataccattttatatcaaaaagaaacaaaaggattccttttaaaagaattacaaTAAATGTGTTTTATAAGTCATatctaataaaatatattttatagaagaaatatcatttatttaagaacgcatatatatatatatatatacatgcaacAAAATTCCTTCAAAACgtttcattaaatttaaaaaaagatatattcatctttaatttaaaaataattatacattttttttaattgagtcaacacataataatattagactgcaactatttaaaaaaataaaaagtaccATTCCTTATAGCTCAAATGTATATTAACACACCATTTTGAAACACTTATATGGATTGTCccataatttataaattttgacgaacaaaatttttttttcataaaatcctatttttacacaaaaaaatatacattaagccatattttttaattgaatagaaacaatatattaaaatatacttttaaaaaatctataattttcaatatcacaaaaaaattagaacCTTTTCTCTTACGACCATATATCAAAAAGGATAGGTATAAATaggaatatttataaaatttaagcaATTATACTCATTTTTGCTAGTCATATATTAAACAAGATACAGACGattttcaatattaaaaacttttttatataaaagaatatattacatattattcAATTTGCCTTTTCctgaacttaattttttgatattttttaatttttttatgtcaaTATACAACAGTCATTTCAACCGTAACACCAAATATAAGGAGTGGTATTGCATATATTAGTAAACCTAAAAACCTCTAGACATAAGCGTAACCCATAAGGGCTTCGTCCTATGACAACATCATCTTCAGATTTACCGCTCTTTCAGAGTTgaacaaaaaatagaaaggacttttatttataagcTTGGGTAAAGGAAAATGCCACCCACCTGAAAATAAAATCTACAATATCTTAAACAATCTCAATAAAGGACCAtaaccaaaaaaatattctattaTGCGATATATTGATAACAGTAAGAGGAGTATTACAGGAAAAAGAAGTTTtaatccatattttttacttataattttttttctacatcCTATCACTAATTATCCCattgtttttaagaaaatgttCAAAATCAAGTTCTGTGAATATCTTTTTTCCAAGTATGAACATTTTATTGTTTCAAATGtattagatttatttttcttaccTTGTTTATTACATCCCCCATTATTCATTGAACGTTCGTTGGATTTCTTCTTTATTCCTGTGAcccctttttcatttataggcatatcttttattttattaattacattATTTGGTATctcttcttttatatataaaataattaaatccTTATCCTCTTTGTATTTTGCTAGCAATCTATAAGTTCCAATATACAATTTACTATTACTGATGTAATTCTCATActtatatttcttaaacGTACACTAAGAAACGTTTAAATATTcgttatttatatgaataaatattgtCATTCTAAAAAACAgtattgataaaaattaaacaccaaaaatataaataaaatatgtatctgcaaataatattttcatgttATATCATTGGAAAAATGAGTAGTccaacttaaaaatattgaaaaatatattttaacaaaaaaaggtaacataactttttttttcatattatacaTCTCAGTACTGTAATATATTCAacaggaaaaaaacaaacaattttataatattcctttaatggtaaaagataatatatccatttatttaatattattttatttttatttatattttctaaaaaatataatatatataactataaaatttttcacaacttatataaaaaaaattaattaaaatataaattacataatttttatcctaatgttatatattaaaaagaaacaaCAATTTGAACTATGTGACATAAATGCATTACtatgtattaaaattatatattacaattaattaatagtgtaatttaataattctatttacctttttcaaaaataaaaaaaaattaatatataatttttaatattggGGTATACGGAATTTATAGATATAATAGAATGTAGAGAATAGGGATAATTCATTATTCTATACATTAAGAGCATACTTACTAACGTCCGggatattttaatattaattattctaatttatataaattatatttcagaacaaattattatttcctaaaaaaattttactcttataacaataatagtaataataaatgatgtACTCAATATTAATACAAACATATGCGTTATATTAATCAAAACATATTCATAAGTTACCATGCAAACATATGAATCCTTTTTAAGTGTATATTATAACTAAGAAAccttattaatattatactatCTAGTATAagataacatatatattttaatgccAAATAACACATgattctttatttttgcaaGGTAacgtataaaaattaaaattttcaattaattttaattggtataattaatgaaaagaaaaattattaaaatcatcgaattaatttttttataattatataaataattttagaacaaatatttataaaataaaacaaaagaaggAGTACCACTGtacaatatttattaatgtcCTTATAAACTAAATTCAATAGTGAATTTGTATTATTCtctttaaattaaaaattcatatattttctttcattaatttattttacaatatatatttaagtaatttcaataaaataaatcaaaattaacaattatataactgtaataataaaataattattatgaatgTCCTTTCGTTTATTGATATAGCATTGTAACACTCAATAATATGTAGCATCtataaacaataaatataaataaaaattatactagTGCATTCTTACCATCTTAGTTCTATAATCGGAACACTATACCAAAATAGTAAATCATAAAACATAAATCTCTAATCTACTAcattaatacaataaaaaaaaattgaaattaattaattctcatatatttgtatgttaCGATACAGCAAAAAATTAGAAgtcattaaatattaaagataattcattattaaacatattttttaaatgttaatttattttttaaagttatttataaagataaataaaaaattaaaaaaaaactaaatgatgttattaaataataacagtataataataaatacaatattCAAATTAATGTGTTGTACAAAAACGCCCAAAACATTTTATACTGATGTAAATGTTCAAAacgaaattttttatatttaaattcagtaccgttttcattttttattttgttcccATTATACAGAAATATAAACGGAAAACATTGCTAATTTCCTTAGTACATTGGTTCTAAATTAGCGCATGTTATATGCAACAGTGACTGAGAGAATGACATTCTagataataagaaaaatgatgTAGTCTACTTCTCCGACTAATCTGAAAAGGttgttttatattcattGATAATTCTTGTCTAAATACACTATAATTCTCATCCTTATTCTTCTTTATTctgaacatttttatttttaagcaTTATCCAATAGCagtaaatatgtacatgaaaaatatataacatatataatatatttattttttatttattatttatttaggAAAGTACATTATTAGTAATAACAcaaagaatttatataataaaatggatttttaattcattttatacaaTAGGAAAAACGCAAAACATATTCCAACTCATAGAGAAACAAgcaaatatattcatataggAACTGGTACATATATACCATATGGTTTTACTGAATTTATCGTACGTTTATTTGTAATTACTGCTTTTAATGAATTAACTAGTTTAGTTAATTTCTGTCTGTTTTCTGAACTACTATAATAATGTGACTCAATAAGATATCTTACATTATTACCAgttgttaaataaataaattttttggtTTCTTTAGTTCGTtgaattttaatatgttttatctCCTTTTCCTGTTCCTCCTTTAGTCCAAATATTTGTCCATGACACACATATAGATCCTCACAATGTTTTTCACCTTCACGTATTGTGAATTTctaaaaagatattttttcattgaaAATTTGACTACGATTTCTTCtttctaatttattaaaagattTATGAAATATCTTATCTTATTCATTATCATATACTTGAAATTTCATATCTgaaattttatctttttcttaaattaaacatacttttgaaaattttcCACTATTATTGTTTCTTTACTTCCGCTATCCGTACTCACTTTTTTATCATCCTCATTTATTGGAAATATAGTGCATTATTCGTATCTCTTACCAGGCATTTCATTACgagtaaaaatatgaaataaccTCAAAATATCTAATTTTCTATCCTTAAAATAGGCAGGTTTTTCAAAGTACATATGTCAATGTTTTCTAAGCTATTTGTGGAattgttatcattattatttaactaAGATAAGAATTAATTGAAACCCTACTTTCTATCACAATTCAAATATGTTCACAATATTTATAATCATTACATTACTTCTCAAAacttatatcatttttatatagttcATTAATACATCTAATGtgtcttttaattttatcatgatatttaatatcagaatttaatttacattcggcattattacataattaaaataataatacaaacgTTTCCCTTCCACctaataatacaatataaaatcCTCAATATAATACTAAGAAGAGTACTGAATTGATTCAACACAAACAggtttctttatttttttaaatttactgTCAATTCctaatataaattctttatgGGATCCACTTTTAGaaagattatatatttcGTAATATAACAAgtatttgaaacaaaaaacgGAATGTGTACTCTCTTGATTCTCcgtttcatatattttcttaaatcttctatcaatttttttgcaAAGTACTTTTAATGTGTCATCGCTTATAAATCCAACATTTTCCCctaaatatttatcaaaatCATTTTAAGTTTCCTCTTCATcgtattcattatattttttataggaagataaatcttttaaaatattccaCTAAAAATAATGggaatacaaataaataggTTAGTCTgctttttaacaaaatatataatggatataaataaaaataggacatttaaaaaaaactattaaCAGTAACtttcaataataaattgaTTCATACCATTTTATCGTTATGTTTTTGCTCTTTTcagttttaatatataattattaaataaaacaatagtaaaggaaaaattaccATTTATTCACATGCCctattgtaaatttttaaatatatactaaaataaaatagtaaaaatgttttttcaaATAGCCTTTAagattaaaatataacagtGATATTAATTCAGAATGAAATAAAGATTcataattgttttattataaatatatttttagtcaataatattaaattaaaatagatATTTTATGGAAAAAGTTTCGTAAAAAcaatatgtatttaaatttGTGCTATACAatcttatttaattatatttagtttttagaatacattatattgtaatatctgtaataacatttttatttatattcttgtcccattaatatattttttataggtaaaccttaatttaataacttttttatcatttggaaaaattatttgatttttatctttatagatataatattacatttaatttgtatatCTCCTTTGAAAAGCTAGAAgcacttatatatttgttattattgttaatataatacatattattaaaattaaaactcaTATAAATGTCAAGATAtgatttttaaatgtaaatataatattttaaaataaaaatattttttattataattatttaattaaatatttctttggATCTTATAATTACAGATTACTTTCATTTATCCTTGTCCATATTAGATTAATAAACGATTAAGAATgcattttactttaatttgTATACACCTATATAAGGTAACAcacagtttttttttttttttttttttgataatatgcattttttttatatatatataaccttcaacaatttgtaatatattcaaaagttattattataaggttttatattttaaattctttaaataatcctacaataatatttgtagttgaatattatcatattactgttaaaaaattgttcagCTAATGAAACTATATTGAATAGGTGTTacgattatatatatgttcactGGAATTAaactatattaaaataaaacttttatttaaaagttatatatctctatttataataatataacttaAGTATTATTAATCGTTTTCCAAATACTTCAGTTTAACACAACGTATTTAAATGTACGTAATTTCtaaaatttattcttaatttcATCCATATTAATTTTCTCCACTGTGGTcactatataaaatattcatattacttttttgagtttttatttatattatattattatttttattcataatattaatCGTTTTccaacaatatatttttattatacttccTTCATCTtaagtaataatatgtatatttacattatcctaaatgaaagaattttatatctttctgaatatatacattataaccTAAACAATTTCATTAGTCAAATTTACTCCATTTCATGGGTTTTCTTCtcgtaagtatatatttttaatggataaacatattaaattagcgcttaaatatttttcctaatatttcaaattttttatatatcatctGTGTAACTTTATCTTTTGGCAATTATATTTTGCCTATATTacattgtatatttataatttttctcaaACAAATTACCCCTTAAAAGACGTTCTCACAAATTGATAAAAGTTTtgtaatttgaaaaaataattttattatagaaaatttataattttcaaatcataattttaaaaatataatatgtgtaatataataaaactaaataacatatataatataataaagttactggaaaaaaattactcattttattataatgcaCTCTAGATGAGTTTTCCGTTAAATAAGAAAAcctattttgttaaataaatacatactattttaataaaagtgCCAATAccaattatttgtatattcacttacaatatatcatataatcTGGCATTACATTCCCACTAGAAgatgttttaaataataattaacgATTTAATATTTCGTTAATAATGCTTACATTTGATATTTATGATAggttcattattataattttaccttatattttttttaatttttcgagtattatagttttttaaaatataatattatcctAAATTGAAAAAccttcaaaaaataatgcataatttctatgaattttttttactcaccgaattaaataaaaatattagtgcattatatatattaataattttcatagattttttaatataataaaaaaattatttcatatttcatGGAAATGTATAATTACGCATGCACAGTAACtaatatcataaataaaattattttacttaatatattattaagattcataaaaatatattaacttcataaattatattttctcaaTTTCCATCCAGGATGcataaaatagataaaagAAGATAATTAATTCTATATAAAGTCTTTCATTTACACAATTTTTATCTGAGATGTgatgaatattattaattattaataacaataattaatttaatttattttttatattttccttatttaaaaattcattttcatgtatacataaataagttattaaaatatttaatatacaatTGAAAATGCATTAGAACTTACGTGCCAACTAAACAGACATTACGACAGGAATTTTTAATACtgttataaaatgtatttaaaaatatttttaaaaaaataaatagtttaaattaaataaaaaaaatatacatttcttTGTAAAaacgtattttattttatatatttcactatataaagaaataaaatatatactatagaactaacaaaaaaaagatacaacTGATTTTCTAATATGATACATATTGTTcgctattaaaaataaataaaatagagtaATTTAAACATAAGTTTTATTACTCATTAAAAAGGagttatgtaaaatataattgtttCTGTTACAATAACTcatatttatgatattttaccacataaattcatacatacattataagcataatattaaatattttaatagaaCATTGTgctatttaatattaactaAAATGGGAGAAATAATAaccttattttatataacgttttattattatgaatataaattttctaattcacaattatatatgttttgtgTTTCACTTTTAGTAACATATACACctgtatataaattattgaaaaatataaacactTTAATTTCCAAAATATGagattataaatgtatata comes from Plasmodium malariae genome assembly, chromosome: 7 and encodes:
- the PmUG01_07013100 gene encoding Plasmodium exported protein, unknown function, which produces MGQNRNLMFFIRINVFIVLTWIYHIDDKMVTINKNFYRKNDIYRILCKKTWGFLGKRTEGDDSNIVSVKNDIPIIVEEILYKSRNIKVIDEENLDKLSKNKNYSSVTNSESGNLKGKVDIKYIFLFILPIFLLLVELIMFLCDRLLFTNSDSGSSTLHNMTIINIGVISSLTFIIILVIIFICIKIKKKEKSKRLINETNN
- the PmUG01_07013300 gene encoding uncharacterized protein, translated to MYFEKPAYFKDRKLDILRLFHIFTRNEMPGEKHCEDLYVCHGQIFGLKEEQEKEIKHIKIQRTKETKKFIYLTTGNNVRYLIESHYYSSSENRQKLTKLVNSLKAVITNKRTINSVKPYGIYVPVPI